In the Candidatus Omnitrophota bacterium genome, CGAGAAACTCGGCCGGATCGAAGGGCTCAACGTCGGGATCGTGGGGGACATTCTGCACTCGCGCGTGGCCAGGTCGAACATCTTCGGCCTCACGAAAATGGGGGCGAAGGTCACGGTCTGCGGTCCGTCCACGCTGATGCCCATGGACATCGAGAAGCTCGGCGTGCAGATGACGTACGATCTGAACCGGGTGATCGCCCAGAGCGACGTCCTGATGCTCCTGCGGCTCCAGAAGGAGCGCCAGCAGGACAAATTTCTGCCGTCGATCCGGGAATACGCCAAGATGTTCGGTGTCAGCCGCGAGAAGCTCAAACAGGCGAAACAGGGCATTGTGATCATGCACCCCGGCCCGACGAACCGCGGGGTGGAGTTGTCCGCGGACGTGGCCGACGGCGAGCTTTCCGTCATCCTGGACCAGGTCACCAACGGGGTGGCGATCCGGATGGCAATCCTGTATTTGTTGTTAGGAACGAAAGAAAATAATCCCGCAGAAGGGTAGAAGAGGGGACGCAACGCATGCCGCTGCTTATCAAGAACGCCATCATCGTCAACGCGGACAGAATGGCCGATCGTCCGCAGGATATCCTTTTGGAGAACGGAGTCATTGTCAAGATCGCCCCATCGCTTTCGTCCGGGAACGGCGTCCAGGTCCTGGATGCCGGCGGGAAACTGGCTTTCCCCGGACTGATCGACATCCATGTGCACCTGCGGGAACCCGGCCGCGAGGACAAAGAAACGATCGAAACAGGATCGCGTGCCGCTGCCAAGGGCGGGTTTACCACCATCATGTGCATGCCCAATACGACGCCTGTCATCGACAACGCCATGATCGTCGAAGGGGTCATCAAGGAAGCCAAGAAAGTCGGCCTTGTTAACGTTGTCCCAATCGGCGCCATTACCCGCGGGCAGAGGAACGAGGAACTGACCGACATGTTCGAGCTCAAGCAGGCCGGCTGCGTCGCGCTTTCCGATGACGGACGTTCGGTCCTCAACAGTCAGCTCATGCGCATGGCCATGGAATACGCGAAGATGTCCGGGCTTATTCTGATCGAGCACTGCCAGGACTCGCTTTTGACGAGCGGCGGGGTGATGAACGAGGGCTATCATTCGATGGTCCTGGGGATCAAGGGTGATCCCGGCATCTCGGAAACGGTGATCGTGTCCAGGGACATTGAGCTGGCCCATTATCTGAAGACGCGCGTCCATCTGGCGCACATGAGCCTTAAGCGGTCGGTGGAGCTGATCCGTTTCGCCAAGAGCCAGGGGATCCAGGTCACCGCCGAGGCGTGCCCGCACCAC is a window encoding:
- a CDS encoding dihydroorotase translates to MPLLIKNAIIVNADRMADRPQDILLENGVIVKIAPSLSSGNGVQVLDAGGKLAFPGLIDIHVHLREPGREDKETIETGSRAAAKGGFTTIMCMPNTTPVIDNAMIVEGVIKEAKKVGLVNVVPIGAITRGQRNEELTDMFELKQAGCVALSDDGRSVLNSQLMRMAMEYAKMSGLILIEHCQDSLLTSGGVMNEGYHSMVLGIKGDPGISETVIVSRDIELAHYLKTRVHLAHMSLKRSVELIRFAKSQGIQVTAEACPHHFTLTDEAVNSFDPNTKVNPPLRTQEDVAAIKEALRDGTIDCIVTDHAPHTAEDKEVGFDHAPFGMIGLETSVGLTMTELVHKKVLTLTQMADKMSASPARIMGLAGKGRIEEGRDADVTIIDPEREWVFLKEEIVSKSQNSPFLDWKLKGRVEATVYGGKVVYQATA
- a CDS encoding aspartate carbamoyltransferase catalytic subunit, giving the protein MTEWKRHDLLDLQDFSREEIELVLQTAKSFKEVSTRDVKKVPALRGKTVVMLFFEPSTRTRTSFELAAKRLSADTISIASGTSSTSKGESILDTARNLEAMNVDMIVVRHQSPGVPKFLADNLKASVINAGDGCRAHPTQALLDLFTIREKLGRIEGLNVGIVGDILHSRVARSNIFGLTKMGAKVTVCGPSTLMPMDIEKLGVQMTYDLNRVIAQSDVLMLLRLQKERQQDKFLPSIREYAKMFGVSREKLKQAKQGIVIMHPGPTNRGVELSADVADGELSVILDQVTNGVAIRMAILYLLLGTKENNPAEG